TATACGACAAAGAATTTGGTGTTTGGATTTTGTATTTTAAGCTTAGTATCTGTGCGGTGCCTAGGTCATAGAGTTTGATGTTTTTCAACTCATCTTAGTACCTTGTCTCAATGCTAGATATCGGTTGTCAAAATCCGAACGGCATCAGGAAACATGTCTCAATACCATGGTGATGAAATGGACTATGCGGCAGATGATAATGAAATGGCAGAGGTAGAAGATGATATGTATTTTCGCGGCAGAGCATTTGGTGAATCAGATTCAGATGACGATGACGACTACGAATATGACCCTTTGGTTTGTTTCGACTCATAAGCAAAACCTTGTTTGCTCATTCTACTTGTGAAACCCTATTCAATGTTATATGTTTGTGCACACATATTTCTCTGTATTATTGCATATGTATTTGCTGCCTTCTGGTTTTATTGGACAACTTAGTACAATGTGGTCGTTgacataatattttcattttcttgcaCGTCTCTCTTTTTGGTTCTTTGATGCAGGAGGACCGAATAACAGATACCACTGCTGCAGAAGCTAGGAGGGGGAAGGATATCCAAGGTATACCTTGGGATAGGTTGACCATTAGTCGTGAGAAATATAGACAAACCAGACTAGAGCAATACaagaattatgaaaatataccACAATCTGGGGAAATGTCAGAGAAGGTAAATATGTTAGTTTGGAGGTGTCTGAGtagttatttttcattttgaaaatattgtttGACCCTGTGCCTTTTTCTCCTCATCTATAGGAATGCAAAGCAACAGATAAAGGGGGAAATTATTATGATTTCTGGCAAAACACTAGATCTGTGAAGTCAACAATACTTCATTTCCAAGTATGTTGATTTTGTAATTCTTTACTTCCATTCATGTGAGGATTTAATGAGATTTGTGTTGTCTACACTCCATGTTACATCTTGTTTTTCGTGGAATGAATTGTACCTCGCTGTACACCTTTTTGTGATAACCGACACTGTGTTTTGCTACATGGGATATATGTtctgtttttctattttcttgcgGAACTTCATATTAAGCAGTTGTTGGCAATGATATTGTGTGAAAcctctaatttttttcatttgcaGTTGAGGAATTTGGTTTGGTCAACATCAAAACATGACGTATATCTTGTTTCAAATTACTCAATTGTTCACTGGTCTTCATTAAGTTCTAAGAGGTCTGAAGTCTTGAATGTATCAGGGCATGTGGCTCCCTGTGAGGTAATAATTTTTCGTggttattttattcttttgaaaacttCGCTTGGAAACAAAGCATCTGAGATTCAAATGTGTGTTTTGCTAATAGAAACATCCTGGAAGCCTCTTGGAAGGCTTTACTCAGACACAAATTAGTACACTGGCAGTACGGAATAATTTGTTGATTGCTGGAGGATTTCAAGGAGAACTTATTTGcaaggtattttttattttttacttgtgGATGATTAGTATTTTAATGCAAATAATTATTCACCAGATGCATTAAACACTCTACTCTTCTATGTCTGTATGTGATGCTACCCCAGAAAATATCATTCAGAaagtttctttttaattttttggctTCTGTTGCACAACTTATTATACAGTATAGATATTGACCTTGCTTTTTTGTAATAGagtggattttatttttttatatgattaattgAAACTGCTTGATAAAATGGGAATAATATGAAGTcatcctcaattttttttaatttgtttcccTTGATCTCAATGTCCTGCAGTACTTAGACCGGCCTGGAGTTAGTTTTTGTACTCGAACTACATATGAGGACAATGCAATCACAAATGCTGTGGAGATTTATGACCATCCGAGGTCTTTCTTCTCTGCTTTCTTGATATTTTTGGGGTCTTAAATTGTTAATATGATGTTAGTAATAACTGTACTCAGCCCTCAAATAGGGTTTTTTACTAACAATTGATTAATCTATCAGCGGAGCTGTTCATTTCATGGCTTCAAACAATGACTCTGGAGTTAGAGACTTTGATATGGAGAGGTTTCAGCTTTCAAAGCATTTCTCCTTTCCTTGGCCAGTAAACGTAAGTACTTCCACTTGATTTTccatgttttaaattatagatatgaatgacattgttattattgttattcgaTACAATTGACCAATGCTTGATTACAATTGGATATGGAACATATGCCTAACTTGatacatttttcctttttctctacCTTTTTATGGCATTTTAAAGTTCTGCTCTAGCTTTTTAACTGTAGCATTATACCTGTTGGACTTTGTCAAACTGTTTAGTAATTGTAAGCTACCTTTAACATTTTTTCCCCTAAAAAGCAGCTctgataattttatttgtataatacAAATATCCTCTGATTGTTCCTTGAAATCTAGTTTCTGTGAAGAATTTGTAGAAATTCAGTTTTCGAAACCTTGTTTTGGCCTGAATTTGTACAGCTTGcttgcaaaataaatttattctgtGTGAACTCGAATGTTGAATGCACTTTTCTGGTCAATTGGGGCTGAAGTGGGTTCTGTATGTCTTAAACTTGGTGTTAAAACTTAAGATTTAGTGTTGGAAAATATGATTTAGTGTCTAGTGGTAAATGGTAATAAGAATTTGTTTTCTTTCGGTCTGCAGCATACTTCATTAAGCCCTGATGGGAAACTACTTGCAATTGTTGGAGACAACCCAGAAGCACTACTGGTGGATTCTCAAACAGGAAAGGTTGGCATGTTCTGTTTGTCTATGTTATAGGTTCCCGTTCTATATTTCTCAAAGAACtctcttaaatatatatatgcaaGTGTGAAAAGTTGTGAATATCTAATTTTGATTTCGGTTGATTTTGTAGACTATCACACCTTTGCATGGACACTTGGATTTCTCATTTGCATCTGCATGGCATCCTAATGGGCAAATATTTGCTACCGGGAACCAAGACAAAACATGTCGTGTTTGGGATGTTCGGAACTTGTCAAAATCTGTTGCTGTTCTAAAGGGCAACCTTGGAGCTATTCGTTCCATACGTTTCACATCTGATGGGCAGTTCATGGCGATGGCAGAGCCGGCGGACTTCGTGCACGTTTACGATGCAAAGCATGGGTTTGAAAAGGAGCAGGAGATTGATTTTTTTGGGGAGATCTCTGGTGTATCCTTTAGCCCTGACACAGAATCACTTTTCATCGGTGTTTGGGACCGCACCTATGGAAGCCTTCTACAGCTGAATCGACGCAGAAATTACATGTATCTGGACTGCTTGTAAATTTGTAACCTTACACCTTGTAAGTACCTACAGTCTCTATGTTGTGTTGTGTAGTGTTTAGGAATTTGAGTTTGGTGGTACCATCTTAGGCAAAGAAGAAAAACTGGTGGATTGCCTCATCATACATTGTAGAAGAGCATGGATTGAGGATGTTACAGTTGTTTGATGTACACCTTCATGCTAAATAACATTGACTTGGAATGTCTGTTTTTCAATCTTGGGATGGTAATAAATTGGAGGAAGTTTGTACAGAGGATCTCTATACACATAATATTTTACAGCATTTGGTTGGTCACATCTATGCAAGTACAGATTCACTCATTTTCCATGGTTGGATGTTGGTGAGAATGAGTGAATGTAGCTTGCAACTATATTGAAGAATGCAACAAAGAGAGAGAGTGTATGATGAAACCAAGTGGTGTTCATCTGGGCTTTACCCTGTGTGGATTAATTTGGGATATATAAGCGGGCAAAGTAATATGAAGGCAACATTGGAGGCTTCATCTATATAAGTTTTTTAGCATGCTCTAGGTAGTTTTCAGCCTCTTTTTAAAGCTCTTTTCTCTTTAAAAGGagttttattgttgttatgattatcataaaaatggtaaaagcatggagtttttagaaaaattagtgagaagaatttttagttacttttttaaGCGCATActctgtatttttattattttgttgtattttgaTGTTTATGTTGCTCTTTGGGAGTTTTTTATATCGGTACGTTCTTTGCATTTTTTCTTGAACATATTACGATGATTGATTATTACGATGATTGATTGTTATATCGGTCTCAAAAATTACTTATTACGATGATTGATTTgttaaaaaatcttatttttttaaactttaaaaatagtattaaataaCGTTATGCAATAAGTTAAATATTGTGATTTGTAATCCATGTAAAAATTCATTTGATTAATGTGAGTGTGTGCGCgcgtttttatttatttctagtaaattgaaataattgcaggtaaatcaaaataattttactagtgttttttaaatgtttattggACAAGGTACTACTTTTAAACGAGGATAACGTTTACGTAAAAGAAATACTGTAAAAAAAATAcctgccaaaaaaaaaaaaaaaacctacgTGATCGAATATGaagatttataattttagttcatgtaattttcttttatgattttcaaACTTCTTATCctttatgtttttattcaaaatatgttGGTAGCTTCATCCGTTGTCtcgtaaatatttttttaacatactGTGTGAGGTGTGGCAATGCTGATGGCGTCACCATACGTATTTTTTAGtcataagaaaaagaaatttgaatatCACAAAAAGAAacagagataaaaaaaatgacattgaCTAAAGATAGACAtggttatattatttataagacTTTGgacatttcaaattaaaaagaaacacTACAAATTAGTTGGTAATGAATTTTTCTTATAACTGTGATATGATACACAAAGGTGGTGAAGGCATTGGATGCAGCATATGTGAAATGAGGTACATTTTTACATTCACTGCTATGTAAATTGCACCTCTTCCCAAATACTCTCGAATGAAAAAATGTGAACTGAAAATTCACATGCACACAGATATTGAAGATGTGAACAATGTCTGCTATTTATcctttataaacaaaattcacCTGAAGTATCAGTATAACTTTTATGCATGGTGTTCTTTCTTGGTGCTGCTTGTTTCACTTTCTTCATCCACATCCTCAACAATTTGTTTCAGAATATTCTCTTCCTCTGCTTCAAGTTTCTGCATGCACTGTTCAAAAGCAGACACCAACTCTGGACTAAATATAGAATCTTCACTGGACTCATTTTCATTACCAATGTCCATTACAGAATAGCTACCAAATTTTGGGGTGACATAGGATCCAGGAGAGTATATTCCCCCTTTGGGAAGCCATTCTCTAAGACTAGCAATGGCTGGATATTCAACACTGGAAGGGATTTTAAGTGATTCTAGCCTCTTTGCCACAGCTTTTCTCTTATTTCCCTTCTCAATGATGCTACTTCTATGAATTGGAGTTGGAGCTACTGTGCTGCTTTCTGATGCTGCACTCAAGTTGTTGATCTCCTtcactatttttctttctttcaatgAATGATTTTTGATCAAGCATGGTACTTGCATCCTCTTGATTTCACAATCCTTTTCCTCATTATGCTGAGTTGTATTAGTTCCTGAACAagaatcttcttcatcattgaACTCACTTTGTTCATCTGTATGACATTTGCTAGACCATATTTTATCAACTATATCATCGTATTCCTCCACTGTGTGAAAACTCCTACTACGTGCAGAACCCTTAGAACTCGAGTCATATTTATCATCAAAACCAGATGAATGCACAATATGCTCTGGAAACTGGTGCCAACTTTTGGACctgttctttttttctctctcaattttcttcctttctccttcTACTAGTCTTGCTGATACAGGCTTCAACTTCTTGATAGTTTCAGAACTGGCAGGCTCAATGGCAAGTTTTGAGGATGTGTTAGAACCAAGATTCCCAGAGTGCAGTTTGTTGGATACTGTGTTAGCTGCACATACAAGAGCTAGGTATTGATCACTGCCACTAGAGGAGATGATTAGATCTTCCAACAGTGGAATACCATTACTTGTTCTCTGTgatctcttctttctctcttcatGCAAACTAATTGATCTTGCTATCACTTTTGAAGAAAAACACCCCATGGTTTAAAGATAAGGCACACCTAACAAGAAAAAAGAGGAGACAGAAGCAACAAAGACTAGTATGGAATATGAGTTGTCTTAATGGCATTTATTTAGACTAGTATGTAAGTTTAGAGGATTACATGGGAAATGCTTACCAGTATAGTTGGTGCCTAACCTCAAGTTTGCACCTGCAAAATATCACAGAAGTGTTGAATCAACTGATACTCTAAGGTTGAATCCCTTTAGCCCCTTCTGATAACACAAGCAATGGTAAGAACCTGAAACAAGAAACTTTTTAAGATGAAATTGAAATCCAGCATGGCAGCACTTTTAGACATGAAAACTTTTCACTTTTCAGCTATGAAAAGCAAAATCCAGCAATACACTAGGGCACATCTTTATTAccagatattttattatctaatttGATTAGGTTTATAATGAACAGACCCTAAAGCCTAAAATCTAAATACTGGCCTCTGACCACAGAGTGTTCCATTTTGTTGGAACCATGTTGTGGCAGGTTATGCTAAGAGCGAACAAGTGGAGCCAGCcttcaattttgttaacttgAGATCTGGGAACTGTTTGAGAATCGGTGGTAATAAGAGCAAGGTGCAGAATCAATCATGATCATTCTTTATTTAAGGGCTAGAAAGTGCTATGATAGCATCTACAATGTCTTTGCCATGTATGCATAAATTTATGTTCACTGCACAATGCTCAATGTTAGATGCATTTTCTATCCGGATTTTGCGCAAAAGATGATTCTCTCCATATACAAATACCAAACACAGATTAACAATATGCACAGCTTTTCTGCCAACATCACTGACCATAATcattaacaaaaacaaataatgtcCTAATGTGTCGTATGTAACAACTTACTTGTTTGGATGCACAAGTTGTTCATCTGCAATTCTTCTTCtgattctgcattctgcattcCCTTTGGATTGATTGGTTTCATTCAAGGTTTGGACTTTGGAGAGGGTCAGCATGAGAGGCTGCAACAGACATATATCATTTGACAATCAAATATGGATGGACCCCACCagtgatttgaaattttttaggTTTGAATTTTGGTCctaaaactttaattaaataatggtACCATAGTCTTTGTGCAGTGCCATG
This portion of the Vigna unguiculata cultivar IT97K-499-35 chromosome 6, ASM411807v1, whole genome shotgun sequence genome encodes:
- the LOC114188691 gene encoding uncharacterized WD repeat-containing protein C2A9.03-like; translated protein: MSQYHGDEMDYAADDNEMAEVEDDMYFRGRAFGESDSDDDDDYEYDPLEDRITDTTAAEARRGKDIQGIPWDRLTISREKYRQTRLEQYKNYENIPQSGEMSEKECKATDKGGNYYDFWQNTRSVKSTILHFQLRNLVWSTSKHDVYLVSNYSIVHWSSLSSKRSEVLNVSGHVAPCEKHPGSLLEGFTQTQISTLAVRNNLLIAGGFQGELICKYLDRPGVSFCTRTTYEDNAITNAVEIYDHPSGAVHFMASNNDSGVRDFDMERFQLSKHFSFPWPVNHTSLSPDGKLLAIVGDNPEALLVDSQTGKTITPLHGHLDFSFASAWHPNGQIFATGNQDKTCRVWDVRNLSKSVAVLKGNLGAIRSIRFTSDGQFMAMAEPADFVHVYDAKHGFEKEQEIDFFGEISGVSFSPDTESLFIGVWDRTYGSLLQLNRRRNYMYLDCL
- the LOC114187655 gene encoding uncharacterized protein LOC114187655; translated protein: MGCFSSKVIARSISLHEERKKRSQRTSNGIPLLEDLIISSSGSDQYLALVCAANTVSNKLHSGNLGSNTSSKLAIEPASSETIKKLKPVSARLVEGERKKIEREKKNRSKSWHQFPEHIVHSSGFDDKYDSSSKGSARSRSFHTVEEYDDIVDKIWSSKCHTDEQSEFNDEEDSCSGTNTTQHNEEKDCEIKRMQVPCLIKNHSLKERKIVKEINNLSAASESSTVAPTPIHRSSIIEKGNKRKAVAKRLESLKIPSSVEYPAIASLREWLPKGGIYSPGSYVTPKFGSYSVMDIGNENESSEDSIFSPELVSAFEQCMQKLEAEEENILKQIVEDVDEESETSSTKKEHHA